A single region of the Lotus japonicus ecotype B-129 chromosome 4, LjGifu_v1.2 genome encodes:
- the LOC130712041 gene encoding uncharacterized protein LOC130712041 isoform X2, which produces MGEPIEEIVDIESRNIDSGDNKSQTHGELQNLYTAYRLNGQNYLKWPQLVLRTLKGKGKASHLTEDAPKEEDPKFTKWDEEDSMIMAWLWNSMIPEITDTCMFLNSAKEIWNAMEQTYSKAKDAAQIYDVKVKTVAAKQGNKTVTEYANQLKSLWMELDHYRVIKAKCSADSAVLKEYIEQDRVYDFLVGLNSNFDQVRVQILGKEKVPGIRSEESRRGVMLETPTVENSAMIAFGASTMMTNQKKGGISNTEKKSEGVWCTYCNKPRHTRDKCWKLVGKPPSREWGPQNRDREWGKKGDNTRKGGQAHIAAGTNEENKGGLIQLNQDEVEKMRSFLSKLNKPTGQVLGEDDWTC; this is translated from the exons ATGGGAGAACCAATTGAAGAAATAGTGGATATTGAGTCAAGGAACATTGACTCTGGGGATAATAAATCCCAAACTCATGGAGAGCTGCAGAACCTCTACACTGCCTACAGATTGAATGGGCAGAATTACTTGAAATGGCCCCAGCTTGTTCTTAGAACTTTGAAAGGTAAAGGGAAAGCTAGCCACTTGACTGAAGATGCCCCTAAAGAGGAAGATCCCAAATTTACAAAATGGGATGAAGAGGACTCTATGATCATGGCATGGCTATGGAACTCAATGATCCCAGAGATCACTGATACTTGCATGTTTCTTAATTCTGCAAAGGAGATTTGGAATGCTATGGAGCAGACATACTCCAAAGCTAAAGATGCTGCTCAAATATATGATGTGAAGGTGAAGACTGTGGCAGCAAAACAGGGAAACAAGACCGTTACAGAGTACGCCAATCAACTCAAATCATTGTGGATGGAGTTAGACCATTATAGGGTCATTAAAGCCAAGTGCTCAGCAGATTCAGCAGTGCTCAAAGAGTATATTGAGCAGGATAGAGTCTATGATTTCCTGGTGGGGCTTAACTCTAATTTTGATCAGGTGAGagttcaaatccttggaaaagaAAAGGTTCCAGGAATTAGAAGTGAAGAAAGCAGAAGGGGAGTAATGCTAGAAACCCCAACTGTGGAAAACTCAGCCATGATAGCTTTTGGGGCCTCGACCATGATGACAAACCAGAAAAAGGGGGGAATAAGCAATACAGAGAAGAAAAGTGAAGGAGTGTGGTGTACCTACTGCAACAAGCCTCGCCACACTCGTGACAAATGTTGGAAGCTGGTTGGAAAGCCACCTAGTAGAGAGTGGGGGCCCCAAAACCGAGACAGGGAGTGGGGAAAAAAAGGAGACAACACAAGAAAGGGAGGACAGGCGCACATAGCTGCTGGAACCAATGAAGAAAATAAAGGAGGTCTGATTCAACTTAACCAGGATGAAGTAGAGAAAATGAGATCGTTCCTCAGCAAGTTGAATAAACCAACAG GACAAGTACTCGGGGAGGACGATTGGACATGCTAG
- the LOC130709860 gene encoding protein DETOXIFICATION 16-like, which produces MRRQRQEVVEEVKRQLWLALPLCSVGILQYSLQTMSVMFVGHLGTLPLSGASMATSFASVTGFNLLMGLASALDTFCGQSYGAGQYHMLGIHMQRSMLVVLIVSVFLAIIWANTEPILVAMHQDKAISREAGSYARFMIPSLFAYGLLQCLLKFLQNQNIVFPMVLTSGIIALLHILLCWVLVFKTRLGSRGAALSNSISYWVNVLLISLYVKFSPACKQTWTGFSVRALHNLLDFLKLAVPSALMLCLKVWTFEVIVLVSGLLPNPALETSVLSICLNTFGLAWMIPFGFSAAVSVRVSNELGAGNPQAASLAVQVVLSIAFIEGIFLASTMILLRNIWGHVYSNDKEVISYMSAMMPILAISSFLDGIQSALSGILAGCGRQKIGACVNLGSFYLVGVPCAVALAFLLHMKAKGLWLGIISAFVVQVLFYTVFVMRTKWEEEASKAQGRVERSIITPTATLSNSMLQCEKLEQVA; this is translated from the exons ATGAGACGGCAGAGACAAGAGGTGGTGGAAGAAGTGAAGAGGCAGTTATGGTTAGCACTGCCTCTCTGCTCAGTTGGAATCCTCCAATACAGTCTTCAAACAATGTCTGTGATGTTTGTTGGCCACCTTGGTACACTTCCTCTTTCAGGTGCTTCCATGGCCACTTCCTTTGCATCAGTCACTGGCTTCAACTTACTG ATGGGATTGGCTAGTGCACTGGACACATTTTGTGGTCAATCATATGGAGCAGGACAGTACCATATGCTTGGCATACACATGCAAAGATCCATGCTTGTTGTTTTAATTGTAAGTGTATTCCTTGCAATAATATGGGCAAACACAGAACCAATTCTAGTTGCTATGCACCAGGACAAGGCCATTTCCAGGGAAGCTGGCTCTTATGCCCGTTTCATGATCCCAAGTTTATTTGCATATGGTCTTCTACAGTGCCTTCTCAAGTTCTTGCAAAACCAAAACATTGTCTTCCCAATGGTTCTAACATCCGGAATTATAGCTTTGCTTCACATCCTTTTGTGTTGGGTTCTGGTTTTCAAAACCAGGCTTGGAAGCAGAGGTGCAGCATTGTCCAATTCCATATCTTATTGGGTAAATGTGCTCTTGATCTCTCTATATGTGAAGTTCTCTCCTGCTTGCAAACAAACATGGACTGGGTTTTCAGTGAGAGCCCTGCACAATCTCCTTGACTTCCTTAAACTTGCTGTTCCTTCAGCTCTTATGCtttg CTTGAAAGTCTGGACATTTGAAGTGATAGTTCTCGTGTCTGGTCTTCTTCCTAATCCAGCATTAGAAACTTCAGTGCTTTCAATATG CCTCAATACATTTGGCCTAGCTTGGATGATCCCTTTTGGATTCAGTGCTGCTGTAAG TGTAAGGGTCTCAAATGAACTTGGGGCTGGAAATCCACAAGCTGCAAGTTTAGCAGTTCAGGTGGTGTTGTCCATTGCTTTCATTGAAGGCATCTTTTTAGCTTCGACCATGATTCTTCTGCGGAATATCTGGGGCCATGTTTACAGTAATGACAAAGAAGTCATTAGCTACATGTCAGCCATGATGCCAATTTTGGCCATTTCCAGCTTCCTAGATGGGATCCAAAGTGCACTTTCAG GTATTCTTGCAGGATGTGGACGTCAGAAGATTGGTGCCTGTGTGAATCTTGGCTCATTCTATCTTGTGGGCGTTCCTTGTGCTGTTGCATTAGCATTTCTTCTACACATGAAGGCCAAG GGGCTGTGGTTGGGGATCATATCTGCATTTGTTGTGCAAGTGTTATTTTACACAGTCTTCGTTATGAGAACAAAATGGGAGGAAGAG GCAAGCAAAGCTCAAGGCAGAGTTGAGCGCTCAATCATCACGCCAACCGCTACACTCAGTAACAGCATGTTACAATGTGAAAAATTGGAACAAGTTGCTTAA
- the LOC130711262 gene encoding protein PLASTID MOVEMENT IMPAIRED 1-like, protein MAANKSNPNAQLLEELEALSESLYKPNTSTTTARRTASLVLPRTSVPIPPAQDDDHSHNTTKVDAESSTNKLRSRARRMSLSPWRSRPKLEEEDDGIESAKEGIKKLDVMSTSGGGDNNEKKGIWKWKPLRALSHIGMQKLSCLFSVEVVTAQGLPSSMNGLRLSVCVRKKETKEGAVKTMPSRVAQGAADFEETLFIRCHAYYSHGGSGKQKLKFEPRPFSIYLFAVDAQELDFGRSSVDLSELIGKSIEENQQGSRVRQWDTSFGLLGKAKGGELVLKLGFQIMEKDGGVEIYSPVENSKSSKLSSFSSSFARKQSKSSFSMPSPRMASRNGPWTPSQAATGGDIQGMDDLNLDDPNPVQDSSSSIQKVEESKEQEEDSDLPDFEVVDKGVEVQEKEDGGGEESEEPLEAKSAASGEDREVVKEIVHDHLHLNRLSELDSIAQQIKALESMMGEDDKFMKIEDETESQSQRLDADEETVTREFLQMLEDQDSGGYSNLFNQPEIPPLQLEEGNNDSSADDGESNVYLPDLGKGLGCVVQTRDGGFLASMNPLDTAVSRKDTPKLAMQMSKPFVLASHESLSGFELFQKLAGIGLDELSSQVLSLMPIDELMGKTAEQVAFEGIASAIIQGRSKEGASSSAARIVSSLKSMGIMMSSGRKERISTGLWNVDEESVTAEKLLTLSMQKIESMTVEALKIQADMAEEEAPFDVSALSSKKGDSTGKDLLASAVSLEDWIRDQSHNKSAPKSESEPERVTLILVVQVRDPIRRYEAVGGPVMVVIHATSDNTKGNEEEKRFKVMSMHVGGFKVRSATKKNAWDSEKHRLTAIQWLVAHGLGKAGKKGKQALAKGQDLLWSISSRIVADMWLKTMRNPDVKLVK, encoded by the coding sequence ATGGCAGCTAACAAGAGCAATCCAAATGCTCAGCTTCTTGAAGAACTAGAGGCTCTGAGTGAATCCCTTTACAAACCAAATACATCCACCACCACAGCAAGAAGAACAGCTTCCCTTGTGTTGCCAAGAACTTCAGTTCCAATTCCACCTGCACAAGATGATGATCACTCTCACAACACAACCAAAGTGGATGCTGAGAGCAGCACCAACAAGCTGCGATCACGCGCCCGCCGAATGTCCTTGTCCCCATGGCGATCAAGACCGAAActtgaggaggaggatgatggcATTGAAAGTGCCAAGGAAGGAATCAAAAAGCTTGATGTCATGTCAACTTCAGGAGGCGGTGACAACAATGAGAAGAAAGGAATTTGGAAGTGGAAGCCTTTGCGGGCACTGTCCCACATTGGAATGCAGAAACTAAGCTGTTTGTTCTCTGTTGAAGTGGTCACTGCTCAAGGCCTTCCTTCTTCCATGAATGGACTCAGGCTTTCTGTTTGTGTTAGGAAGAAGGAAACAAAGGAAGGTGCTGTTAAGACAATGCCATCACGGGTTGCACAAGGTGCTGCTGATTTTGAAGAGACCCTTTTCATAAGGTGTCATGCTTATTACAGCCATGGAGGAAGTGGGAAGCAGAAGCTCAAGTTCGAGCCGCGGCCGTTTTCAATATACCTCTTTGCTGTTGATGCTCAAGAGCTTGACTTTGGAAGAAGCTCTGTGGATTTGAGCGAGTTGATTGGGAAGTCCATTGAGGAAAACCAACAAGGATCGCGGGTTCGGCAATGGGACACGAGCTTTGGCTTACTCGGGAAGGCAAAAGGAGGAGAACTTGTTCTGAAACTGGGTTTCCAGATCATGGAGAAAGATGGAGGAGTTGAGATATATAGTCCAGTGGAAAATTCCAAGTCCAGCAAGTTGAGTAGTTTCTCATCTTCTTTCGCTCGTAAACAATCCAAGAGTTCTTTCAGCATGCCTAGTCCCAGAATGGCAAGTAGAAATGGTCCATGGACTCCTTCGCAGGCAGCAACAGGAGGTGATATTCAAGGGATGGATGATTTGAATCTTGATGATCCAAACCCAGTTcaggattcctcttcctctATCCAGAAAGTTGAAGAAAGTAAGGAACAGGAGGAGGATTCAGATCTTCCGGATTTCGAGGTTGTTGATAAAGGGGTTGAGGTTCAAGAAAAGGAAGATGGTGGAGGAGAGGAATCTGAGGAACCTTTAGAAGCAAAATCAGCTGCTTCAGGTGAGGACCGTGAGGTTGTGAAGGAAATAGTGCATGATCATTTGCACCTTAATAGATTGTCTGAGCTTGATTCAATTGCCCAGCAGATAAAAGCTCTTGAGTCTATGATGGGAGAAGATGATAAGTTTATGAAAATAGAGGACGAGACTGAGTCACAGTCACAAAGGCTAGATGCTGATGAAGAAACTGTTACTAGGGAATTTCTTCAGATGCTTGAGGATCAAGACAGCGGAGGGTACTCAAACTTATTCAATCAACCTGAAATTCCACCTTTACAACTTGAAGAAGGAAACAATGATTCTTCTGCAGATGATGGAGAATCCAATGTGTATCTTCCTGACCTAGGAAAAGGCTTGGGTTGTGTAGTTCAAACAAGGGATGGAGGCTTCTTGGCTTCCATGAACCCTTTAGATACTGCTGTGTCTAGAAAAGATACTCCAAAGCTTGCAATGCAGATGTCCAAGCCTTTTGTGTTGGCATCACATGAATCCCTGAGTGGGTTTGAGTTGTTTCAAAAACTGGCTGGCATTGGTCTTGATGAACTCAGCTCTCAAGTTTTATCCCTGATGCCAATAGATGAACTGATGGGAAAAACTGCAGAGCAGGTTGCATTTGAAGGCATTGCTTCTGCCATCATTCAAGGAAGGAGCAAGGAAGGAGCCAGTTCCAGCGCCGCTCGCATAGTTTCTTCCTTGAAAAGCATGGGAATAATGATGAGTTCAGGAAGGAAAGAACGAATATCAACAGGGCTTTGGAATGTTGATGAAGAATCAGTTACCGCAGAGAAGCTTCTGACGCTTTCCATGCAGAAGATTGAGTCCATGACAGTAGAGGCATTGAAAATTCAAGCTGACATGGCTGAGGAAGAAGCCCCATTTGATGTTTCTGCCCTCAGCTCAAAGAAAGGGGACAGTACTGGGAAAGATCTTTTGGCTTCTGCTGTTTCACTTGAGGATTGGATTAGAGACCAAAGCCACAACAAGAGTGCTCCAAAATCTGAGAGTGAACCAGAACGAGTCACACTGATATTGGTTGTCCAAGTGAGGGATCCAATTAGACGCTATGAAGCAGTTGGTGGACCGGTGATGGTAGTTATTCATGCTACTAGTGATAATACTAAGGGGAATGAGGAGGAGAAAAGGTTCAAAGTAATGAGCATGCATGTGGGAGGTTTCAAGGTGAGGAGTGCCACAAAGAAGAATGCATGGGACAGTGAGAAGCATAGACTAACTGCAATACAATGGTTGGTTGCACATGGGTTGGGAAAGGCAGGGAAGAAAGGGAAACAAGCATTGGCAAAAGGGCAAGACCTGTTATGGAGCATTTCCTCACGGATTGTTGCTGACATGTGGCTCAAAACCATGAGAAATCCAGATGTTAAGCTTGTAAAGTGA
- the LOC130712041 gene encoding uncharacterized protein LOC130712041 isoform X1 → MGEPIEEIVDIESRNIDSGDNKSQTHGELQNLYTAYRLNGQNYLKWPQLVLRTLKGKGKASHLTEDAPKEEDPKFTKWDEEDSMIMAWLWNSMIPEITDTCMFLNSAKEIWNAMEQTYSKAKDAAQIYDVKVKTVAAKQGNKTVTEYANQLKSLWMELDHYRVIKAKCSADSAVLKEYIEQDRVYDFLVGLNSNFDQVRVQILGKEKVPGIRSEESRRGVMLETPTVENSAMIAFGASTMMTNQKKGGISNTEKKSEGVWCTYCNKPRHTRDKCWKLVGKPPSREWGPQNRDREWGKKGDNTRKGGQAHIAAGTNEENKGGLIQLNQDEVEKMRSFLSKLNKPTGTCSLACSGQVLGEDDWTC, encoded by the exons ATGGGAGAACCAATTGAAGAAATAGTGGATATTGAGTCAAGGAACATTGACTCTGGGGATAATAAATCCCAAACTCATGGAGAGCTGCAGAACCTCTACACTGCCTACAGATTGAATGGGCAGAATTACTTGAAATGGCCCCAGCTTGTTCTTAGAACTTTGAAAGGTAAAGGGAAAGCTAGCCACTTGACTGAAGATGCCCCTAAAGAGGAAGATCCCAAATTTACAAAATGGGATGAAGAGGACTCTATGATCATGGCATGGCTATGGAACTCAATGATCCCAGAGATCACTGATACTTGCATGTTTCTTAATTCTGCAAAGGAGATTTGGAATGCTATGGAGCAGACATACTCCAAAGCTAAAGATGCTGCTCAAATATATGATGTGAAGGTGAAGACTGTGGCAGCAAAACAGGGAAACAAGACCGTTACAGAGTACGCCAATCAACTCAAATCATTGTGGATGGAGTTAGACCATTATAGGGTCATTAAAGCCAAGTGCTCAGCAGATTCAGCAGTGCTCAAAGAGTATATTGAGCAGGATAGAGTCTATGATTTCCTGGTGGGGCTTAACTCTAATTTTGATCAGGTGAGagttcaaatccttggaaaagaAAAGGTTCCAGGAATTAGAAGTGAAGAAAGCAGAAGGGGAGTAATGCTAGAAACCCCAACTGTGGAAAACTCAGCCATGATAGCTTTTGGGGCCTCGACCATGATGACAAACCAGAAAAAGGGGGGAATAAGCAATACAGAGAAGAAAAGTGAAGGAGTGTGGTGTACCTACTGCAACAAGCCTCGCCACACTCGTGACAAATGTTGGAAGCTGGTTGGAAAGCCACCTAGTAGAGAGTGGGGGCCCCAAAACCGAGACAGGGAGTGGGGAAAAAAAGGAGACAACACAAGAAAGGGAGGACAGGCGCACATAGCTGCTGGAACCAATGAAGAAAATAAAGGAGGTCTGATTCAACTTAACCAGGATGAAGTAGAGAAAATGAGATCGTTCCTCAGCAAGTTGAATAAACCAACAGGTACTTGTTCTCTCGCATGTTCAG GACAAGTACTCGGGGAGGACGATTGGACATGCTAG